From Chroicocephalus ridibundus unplaced genomic scaffold, bChrRid1.1 SCAFFOLD_105, whole genome shotgun sequence, a single genomic window includes:
- the LOC134509531 gene encoding olfactory receptor 14J1-like codes for LHYGSLLGSRACVHMAAAAWGSGFLTALLHTANTFSLPLCQGNSLDQFFCEVPQILKLSCSDLDYLREVGLLVFSAFFSFVCFVFIVLSYLQIFRAVLRMPSEQGRHKAFSTCLPHLAVVSIFISTALATYLNPPSLSSPSLSLVLSFLYSVVPPAVNPLIYSMRNQDLKETFRKLLKLLQYTVFQHQ; via the coding sequence ctgcactatgggtccctcctgggcagcagagcttgtgtccacatggcagcagctgcctggggcagtggctttctcactgctctgctgcacactgccaatacattttcactacccctctgccaaggcaatagcctagaccagttcttctgtgaagtcccccagatcctcaagctctcctgctccgACTtggactacctcagggaagttggtcTTCTTGTGTTtagtgctttcttttcttttgtgtgttttgttttcattgtgctgtcctatctgcagatcttcagggccgtgctgaggatgccctctgagcagggacggcacaaagccttttccacgtgcctccctcacctggccgtggtctccatCTTTATCAGCACTGCCCTAGCTACTTACTTGaaccccccctccctctcctccccatccctcagtCTGGTGCTatcatttctgtactcggtggtgcctccagcagttaACCcactcatctacagcatgaggaaccaggatcTCAAGGAAACCTTTAGGAAACTATtgaaactattgcaatatactgtatttcagcatcaatgA